The Mycobacterium seoulense genome has a window encoding:
- a CDS encoding ferrochelatase, which produces MEFDAVLLLSFGGPEGPEQVRPFLENVTRGRNVPPERLDDVAQHYLHFGGVSPINGINRALITELQAELNLPVYFGNRNWEPYVEDTVKQMRDNGVRRAAVFATSAWSGYSSCTQYTEDIARARRAAGPDAPQLVKLRPYFDHPLFVEMFAGAVAAAAQSVPAGARLVFTAHSVPVAADQRLGPRLYSRQVAYATRLVAAAAGYADYDLAWQSRSGPPQVPWLEPSVEDHLTALAASGTEAVIVCPVGFVADHIEVVWDLDEELRSQAEASGLAFARAATPNADRRFARLAADLIDELRTGRNPARVDGPDPVPGCLASVDGEPCRPPHCAATQERSGGITCG; this is translated from the coding sequence GGTGCGGCCGTTCCTGGAAAACGTCACCCGCGGGCGCAACGTGCCGCCCGAACGCCTGGACGACGTCGCCCAGCACTACCTGCATTTCGGCGGGGTGTCACCCATCAACGGGATCAACCGAGCCCTGATCACCGAGCTTCAGGCTGAGTTGAACCTGCCCGTGTACTTCGGCAACCGCAACTGGGAACCCTACGTCGAAGACACCGTCAAACAGATGCGCGACAACGGTGTTCGTCGCGCCGCCGTGTTCGCCACGTCGGCGTGGAGCGGATACTCCAGCTGCACGCAGTACACCGAAGACATCGCCCGGGCGCGCCGGGCGGCCGGGCCGGACGCGCCCCAGCTGGTCAAGCTGCGGCCGTACTTCGACCACCCGCTCTTCGTCGAGATGTTCGCCGGCGCCGTCGCGGCCGCGGCGCAAAGCGTGCCCGCCGGCGCGCGGCTGGTGTTCACCGCGCATTCGGTCCCGGTGGCCGCCGATCAGCGCCTCGGCCCGAGGTTGTACAGCCGCCAAGTCGCTTATGCCACAAGGCTGGTCGCGGCCGCGGCGGGATACGCGGATTACGATCTGGCCTGGCAATCGCGTTCGGGTCCGCCGCAGGTGCCGTGGTTGGAGCCAAGTGTCGAGGACCATCTCACGGCGCTGGCCGCCTCGGGCACCGAGGCCGTCATCGTCTGCCCGGTCGGGTTCGTCGCCGACCACATCGAGGTGGTGTGGGATCTCGACGAGGAGTTGCGATCCCAAGCCGAGGCGTCGGGGCTGGCGTTCGCCCGGGCCGCGACGCCCAACGCCGACCGCCGATTCGCCCGGCTGGCCGCCGATCTCATCGACGAACTGCGCACCGGCCGTAACCCAGCCCGGGTGGACGGCCCCGACCCGGTGCCCGGTTGCCTCGCGAGCGTCGACGGCGAGCCGTGCCGTCCGCCGCACTGCGCTGCGACGCAAGAACGCAGCGGCGGCATCACTTGCGGATGA
- a CDS encoding rhamnosyl O-methyltransferase, whose product MTTWREKVSFLVTRLGRPSGGAAEEYLKWYFGNLVWQQTTWLGINCWKSVTDLWNYQEILFDLKPSLVVEFGTRYGGSAVFYASILRLTDRPFKVFSVDVSSSALDPAARCYPEIEFVESSSTAAAIAERIRQLEAEFPGKVFAILDSDHTKDHVLAEMKLLRPLLSAGDYLLVEDSCVNGHPIMPGFGPGPYEAIEAYEQEFPNDYDHDCVRENKFGWTLAPNGYLIRK is encoded by the coding sequence ATGACGACATGGCGGGAAAAGGTCAGCTTCCTCGTGACGCGGCTCGGCCGACCATCCGGTGGGGCAGCCGAAGAATACCTGAAGTGGTATTTCGGTAACCTGGTGTGGCAGCAGACCACGTGGCTGGGCATCAACTGCTGGAAGTCGGTCACCGACCTGTGGAACTACCAGGAGATCCTGTTCGACCTCAAGCCATCGCTGGTGGTTGAATTCGGTACGCGTTACGGCGGCTCGGCTGTGTTTTACGCCAGTATTCTGCGTCTGACTGACCGACCGTTCAAAGTCTTCTCGGTGGACGTTTCCTCCAGCGCTCTTGATCCCGCAGCTCGCTGCTACCCCGAGATCGAATTCGTTGAATCGTCGTCAACGGCGGCCGCCATCGCGGAGCGTATTCGGCAGCTAGAAGCCGAGTTTCCGGGCAAGGTCTTCGCAATCCTGGATAGCGACCACACCAAGGATCATGTACTGGCCGAGATGAAACTGCTGCGGCCGCTACTGTCCGCCGGCGACTATCTTCTGGTCGAGGATTCCTGCGTGAACGGGCATCCGATCATGCCCGGATTCGGCCCGGGCCCGTACGAGGCCATCGAAGCGTACGAGCAGGAGTTCCCAAACGATTACGACCACGACTGTGTGCGTGAGAACAAGTTTGGGTGGACCCTGGCGCCCAACGGATACCTCATCCGCAAGTGA
- a CDS encoding NfeD family protein: MHAPVLWLIFALVLAGAEALTGHMFLVMLGGGALAAAITSWLTDWPGWADGTVFLIVSILLLALVRPALRRQLMPAHVPQLGIEALEGKNALVLERISRDKGQVKLDGEVWTARPLNEGDIYEPGESVTVLQIDGATAVVFKSGP; the protein is encoded by the coding sequence ATGCACGCCCCGGTGCTTTGGCTAATATTCGCGCTGGTGCTTGCCGGTGCCGAGGCGCTCACCGGCCATATGTTTTTGGTGATGCTCGGCGGCGGGGCGCTGGCCGCGGCGATCACCAGCTGGCTGACGGACTGGCCCGGCTGGGCGGACGGGACGGTGTTCCTGATCGTCTCGATCCTGCTGCTGGCGCTCGTGCGCCCCGCGCTGCGGCGGCAGCTGATGCCCGCGCACGTGCCGCAGCTGGGCATCGAGGCGCTCGAGGGCAAGAACGCGCTGGTGCTCGAGCGGATCTCGCGCGACAAGGGCCAGGTAAAGCTGGACGGCGAGGTGTGGACGGCGCGTCCGCTCAACGAAGGGGATATCTACGAACCGGGGGAGTCGGTGACCGTCTTACAGATCGACGGCGCCACGGCGGTGGTCTTCAAGAGCGGCCCATAA
- a CDS encoding SPFH domain-containing protein — protein sequence MQGAVAGLVLLAVLVIFAIVVVAKSVALIPQAEAAVIERLGRYSRTVSGQLTLLVPFIDRVRARVDLRERVVSFPPQPVITEDNLTLNIDTVVYFQVTVPQAAVYEISNYIVGVEQLTTTTLRNVVGGMTLEQTLTSRDMINGQLRGVLDEATNRWGLRVARVELRSIDPPPSIQASMEKQMKADREKRAMILTAEGNRQAAITQAEGAKQAQILAAEGAKQAAILAAEADRQSRMLRAQGERAAAYLRAQGQAKAIEKTFAAIKAGRPTPEMLAYQYLQTLPEMARGDANKVWVVPSDFNAALQGFTRMLGTPGQDGVFRFEPSPVDDAPQHAAESDDADIADWFSTETDPAIAQAVAKAEASARQPVDGTLPGTPPQLAQ from the coding sequence GTGCAAGGTGCTGTAGCTGGTTTGGTGTTGTTGGCTGTCCTGGTGATATTCGCCATTGTGGTGGTGGCCAAGTCGGTCGCCCTGATACCGCAGGCGGAGGCCGCGGTGATCGAGCGGCTGGGTCGATACAGCCGCACGGTCAGCGGTCAACTGACGCTGCTGGTGCCGTTCATCGACCGGGTCCGCGCCCGGGTGGACCTGCGCGAGCGGGTGGTGTCGTTCCCGCCGCAGCCGGTGATCACCGAGGACAACCTGACCCTCAACATCGACACGGTGGTCTACTTCCAGGTCACCGTCCCGCAGGCGGCGGTCTACGAGATCAGCAACTACATCGTCGGCGTGGAGCAGCTCACCACCACCACGCTGCGCAACGTGGTGGGCGGCATGACGCTGGAGCAGACGCTGACCTCCCGCGACATGATCAACGGCCAGTTGCGCGGGGTGCTCGACGAGGCGACTAACCGGTGGGGCCTGCGGGTCGCCCGGGTCGAGTTGCGCAGCATCGACCCGCCGCCGTCCATCCAGGCCTCGATGGAAAAGCAGATGAAGGCCGACCGGGAGAAGCGGGCGATGATCTTGACCGCCGAAGGGAATCGGCAGGCCGCGATCACCCAGGCCGAGGGCGCCAAGCAGGCGCAGATCCTGGCCGCGGAGGGAGCCAAGCAGGCCGCGATCCTGGCCGCCGAGGCCGACCGGCAGTCCCGCATGCTGCGCGCCCAGGGTGAGCGCGCCGCGGCCTACCTGCGGGCGCAGGGGCAGGCGAAGGCCATCGAGAAGACGTTCGCGGCGATCAAGGCCGGCCGTCCGACGCCGGAGATGCTCGCCTACCAGTACCTGCAGACGCTGCCGGAGATGGCGCGCGGCGACGCGAACAAGGTGTGGGTGGTGCCGAGCGACTTCAATGCGGCGCTGCAGGGGTTCACCAGAATGCTGGGAACCCCGGGTCAGGACGGGGTGTTCCGGTTTGAGCCCTCGCCGGTCGATGACGCACCCCAACACGCCGCCGAGTCCGACGACGCCGACATCGCCGACTGGTTCTCCACCGAGACCGATCCCGCGATCGCCCAGGCGGTGGCCAAGGCCGAGGCGAGCGCCCGCCAGCCGGTGGATGGCACGCTGCCGGGGACGCCGCCGCAATTGGCCCAATAG